The Oceanidesulfovibrio indonesiensis genome contains the following window.
GATATCGAGGCGCTTGGCTTTGGGAAGATCGATACCGGCAATTCTAGCCACGATACACCCCTCTTACCCTTGACGCTGTTTGTGTCTGGGGTTTTCACAAATCACCCTGAGCACTCCGTTGCGCCGGATGATCTTGCACTTGGAACAAATCTTCTTCACAGAAGGCCTGACTTTCATGACCTTATCCTCGCTTCCTTGTCGCCCCGCGCCGCCCGCTTCTAGGGACGGCTCAGGATGTATGGTCCATCCTCGGTCAGGGCGACCGAGTGCTCGAAATGACCAGAGAGGCTGCGGTCTTTGGTGACCGCGGTCCACTGGTCGGACAAAATTTCCACGTCCGGTGAGCCCATGGTCACCATAGGCTCTATGGCGAGCACCATGCCCGCCTTGAGCGGTACGTC
Protein-coding sequences here:
- the rpmJ gene encoding 50S ribosomal protein L36 is translated as MKVRPSVKKICSKCKIIRRNGVLRVICENPRHKQRQG